A stretch of DNA from Synergistota bacterium:
AGGTGCTGGCGGATAATGCGAGGAGAGACTACTACAGGGTAAAGCAGCTCTATTCCAAAAAGGTGGTTTCCAAGCAAAAGCTTGATCATGCTAAAGCTCAGTACGAGCAGGCATTCGCTGGTTTAAGACTTGCGGAGGAAAAACTGAAGTCTGCTAAGGTTACGCTTTCTGAAGCCAATCTTCTTCTAAGCTATCATAAGATAATTTCACCGGTAGATGGCGTAGTAGCGATGAAGTTTTTCGATGAAGGGACAATGACTTCCTCGGCAAAACCCATACTGCGCTTGATACAGGATGATCCGATAAAGGTTCAGGGAGGGCTTCCTCAGGAGGCTTTATCCTGTGTCAGAATAGGTCAGGAGGTAAAGGTTTATGCGGATGCCTATCCCAATAGGGTATTTGAAGGTAGGGTGAAGATAATCTCTCCGCTTGTGGATCCGCTTTCAAGAACCTTTACAGTTGAAGCATGGGTAGATAATCATGAGCATCTGTTAAAGGTTGGGATGTTTCTGAGGGCTAAGCTTTTCGCAGGGAAGAGAAAGGTTCTCGCGATACCAGTTGGATGTATAACCTCTCTTAATAAGGTGTTTGTTTATTCTGCCGGTGTAGTGTTTGAAAAAAGACTCAGGCTTGGGGAAATTCAAGGAAATTATATCGAGGTTCTATCGGGTTTGAAACCGGGGGAGAAGGTAGTGTTTCAGCCAACAACTTGGTTGAAAAACGGTATGCATGTGGAGGTGGCTGACTAAGGATGCTTAAGCTCACGCGCTTTTCCGTCAACAGGCCCGTTACCGTTCTCATGATATTCTTCGCGGTCTTGATCATAGGAGTATTTTCCTTTACCTACCTGAAAATAGATCTCTTGCCCGAAATAGAGCCTCCAGTAATTCACGTTATAACCGTTTGGCCCGGGGCGAGCGCTACGGATGTAGAATCGGAAGTTACCAAGGTAGTAGAGGATTATATGGCGACGGTATCGGGGTTGGACGAGCTGAAATCAAAATCATTGGACAATGTATCTGTGGTATCTTGTGTTTTTAAGTGGGGAAAGAATTTGACGGAGGCAACTAATGATATCAGAGATCAACTTGACCTCGCTAAGAGGCATTTACCAGAGGGGGTGGAGGAGCCTCTCATTTTCAGATTCTCCTCGTCGATGTCCCCTGTTATGATTCTAACTTTTACGGCGAAGGAGAGCTATCCACAGCTTTATCATATCATCGATAAGCGTATAAAAGAGGCATTAAGAAGAATACCGGGTGTAGGTACCACAGTTATATACGGAGGGATAAAGCGCCAAATAAACGTCATACTTGATATCGCTAAGCTTGAGGCTTATAAAATTCCGCTTTCTAACATAAAAGAGATACTCCTTTCCGAGAATTTAACGATACCTGCTGGAACCACAGATGTGGGATCCAAGGAATTTTACCTTAGAGTTCCTGGTAGGTATAGGAACATAAGGGAAATAGCTGATACTGTCATTGGCGTTTTTAACGGAAACCCGGTGTACTTAAAGGATGTGGCTAAGGTTGAAGATGGTTATGCTGAGGAGACGATGAAAGCATGGGGAAATGGTGATAGATCTATAGTTTTACTTATAAGGAAGCAAACAGATGCTAACACGGTTGAGGTCGCAAAAAGGATCAGAGAAAAGCTTCCCTATCTTAAGAGCCTGCTTCCTAAGGATGGAGGAGTTTATATAGCGATGGATTCTTCCGAGTTTATAAAGCTTGCCATTCGCAGACTTGCTATTACTCTTTTTCAAGGATTAGCGGTCGTTATGCTCGTTACCTTCCTGTTTATAAGAAGGCTTGGAGCGAGCTTCATAATAGGTTTATCGATTCCTTTTTCTCTCATAATCACTTTTATCCTTATGTTCGCTGGCAATTACACTATAAACTTGGTTTCTCTTTCCTCTCTTGCTATAGCCTCCGGTATGGTTGTAGATAATGCGGTGGTTATACTTGAGAACATTTCAAGGTATATAGAGAGGGGTGTCAGACCTAAGGTTGCTGCGACCATCGGAGCTGCGGAAGTAGGATCAGCTGTTTTGGCTTCTACCCTGACCACGCTTGCGGTTTTCGTTCCGATGATGTTTCTTTCCGGGTTCGCGGGAATAATGTTTAAACAGCTCGCTTTCGTTATGACCGTTTCAATTTCTGCATCGCTATTTATCTCTTTAACGCTTATTCCCTCAATGGCTTCAAGAAGGCTTAAGAAGCATGTTAAGGAAGGGTTCTTCTAC
This window harbors:
- a CDS encoding efflux RND transporter periplasmic adaptor subunit, coding for MRKRFGFLVALLLLASVQGVAFARDLPPVKIVVAKVRVFKKVFTFTANAMAFKTVDLFPRVQGKILKKLFVDVGDRVRKGQLLALLDDEYARIRYQAALAGVRAAEAALRQAKVLADNARRDYYRVKQLYSKKVVSKQKLDHAKAQYEQAFAGLRLAEEKLKSAKVTLSEANLLLSYHKIISPVDGVVAMKFFDEGTMTSSAKPILRLIQDDPIKVQGGLPQEALSCVRIGQEVKVYADAYPNRVFEGRVKIISPLVDPLSRTFTVEAWVDNHEHLLKVGMFLRAKLFAGKRKVLAIPVGCITSLNKVFVYSAGVVFEKRLRLGEIQGNYIEVLSGLKPGEKVVFQPTTWLKNGMHVEVAD